The following are encoded together in the Cyanobacterium aponinum PCC 10605 genome:
- a CDS encoding CsgG/HfaB family protein, whose translation MKKHFYPKNFSFLLIGILLSAFAIETNINFVKANPSPSIVAQTTNDEKIRVAVLDFDYSAVSNPTWLSYFNGGAKGVSDMIVNQLVETGKYRVIERSRLDAILAEQNLGASGRVDASTAAEIGRLLGVEMVVIGSVTQFDIEKRGSNFGLFGVSVGNESSEAYVTLNSRIVNTNTGEILMTAEGKGVANQSDDNVRVFTIGGGTSTSNETKLLTVATQEAVKGIVSKMSENEAKLAAVPKVLPNIDAVVADVSGGTVVLNKGSQDGYRTGMKVSIERVGKEIKDPETGKVIRRLTTAIGVVELYDVDTSSSLGKIISGNGFKVGDVATPKE comes from the coding sequence ATGAAAAAACATTTTTACCCTAAGAATTTTTCCTTTCTGTTGATAGGCATATTATTATCCGCCTTCGCTATAGAAACTAACATCAATTTTGTAAAAGCAAATCCCTCCCCGTCAATTGTTGCTCAAACCACTAACGATGAAAAAATTAGAGTAGCAGTATTAGACTTTGACTATAGTGCAGTTAGTAATCCTACTTGGTTAAGCTATTTTAATGGCGGAGCAAAGGGTGTTAGCGATATGATAGTCAACCAACTGGTAGAAACAGGAAAATATCGAGTTATCGAAAGAAGTCGCTTGGATGCAATTCTCGCAGAACAAAATTTAGGAGCTAGTGGTAGAGTAGATGCTAGTACCGCCGCCGAAATCGGACGCTTACTAGGAGTTGAAATGGTGGTAATAGGTTCAGTTACCCAATTTGATATTGAAAAAAGAGGTTCTAACTTTGGTTTATTTGGGGTAAGTGTAGGTAATGAAAGTTCTGAAGCCTATGTAACCCTCAATTCTCGTATTGTTAACACCAATACTGGGGAAATTTTGATGACAGCCGAGGGTAAAGGAGTTGCAAACCAATCTGATGACAATGTTAGAGTTTTTACTATTGGCGGAGGAACAAGTACAAGTAATGAAACAAAGCTACTAACTGTTGCTACTCAAGAAGCAGTAAAAGGTATTGTTTCTAAAATGTCAGAAAATGAAGCTAAATTAGCGGCTGTGCCAAAAGTTTTACCTAATATCGATGCTGTTGTTGCCGATGTGAGTGGGGGGACAGTTGTTTTAAATAAAGGCTCTCAAGATGGCTACCGTACAGGAATGAAAGTTTCTATAGAAAGAGTTGGGAAAGAAATAAAAGACCCAGAAACGGGGAAAGTTATTCGTCGCTTAACTACTGCTATTGGTGTTGTTGAATTATATGATGTCGATACTTCTTCCAGTCTGGGGAAAATTATTTCGGGGAATGGTTTTAAAGTGGGGGATGTTGCTACTCCTAAAGAATAA
- the rimI gene encoding ribosomal protein S18-alanine N-acetyltransferase, which translates to MSLAEIQFQVLTDKDLEQVLELDRICFGGLWSLDSYKREIESPNSYLLIITVNTHSGTKVIGFGCFWAILEEAHITILAIHPDFQGQGLGSLLLENLLKEAVNRKLERATLEVGENNTKAINLYQKFGFKEAGRRKKYYKKTGEDALIFWKSIRENT; encoded by the coding sequence ATGAGTTTAGCAGAAATACAGTTTCAGGTTTTGACGGACAAAGATTTGGAACAGGTGTTAGAACTCGATCGGATTTGTTTTGGTGGTTTATGGAGTTTAGACAGCTATAAAAGAGAAATAGAAAGTCCTAATAGTTATTTATTAATCATCACAGTGAATACTCACTCAGGGACAAAAGTTATTGGTTTTGGTTGTTTTTGGGCAATTTTAGAAGAAGCACATATAACAATTCTTGCTATTCATCCTGATTTTCAAGGGCAAGGTTTAGGTAGTCTATTACTGGAAAATTTGCTGAAAGAAGCTGTTAACAGAAAATTGGAAAGGGCAACTTTAGAAGTAGGGGAAAATAACACAAAAGCTATTAATTTATATCAAAAATTTGGATTTAAAGAAGCGGGAAGAAGAAAAAAATACTATAAAAAAACAGGAGAAGACGCTTTAATTTTCTGGAAATCTATAAGGGAAAACACTTAA
- a CDS encoding c-type cytochrome encodes MNNQLLETQLNDNSTQNKTTGNILAIVIIVLISLTIWWLFPISDPYVQEVLSLEGNKTRGEAIFQVNCAGCHGLNGAGNVGPSLLNVTKHKSDSQIIKQVISGKTPPMPKFQTSTEDMADLLNYLHQL; translated from the coding sequence GTGAATAACCAGTTACTTGAAACACAACTTAATGATAATTCCACCCAGAATAAAACCACTGGGAATATATTGGCAATAGTTATTATTGTCCTCATATCTTTAACTATATGGTGGTTATTTCCTATTTCAGATCCTTATGTGCAAGAAGTTTTATCTTTGGAAGGTAACAAAACAAGAGGAGAAGCTATTTTTCAAGTAAACTGTGCAGGTTGTCATGGATTGAATGGTGCAGGTAACGTAGGCCCTAGCTTACTTAACGTGACTAAACATAAATCAGATTCACAAATTATTAAACAAGTTATTAGTGGAAAAACTCCCCCCATGCCTAAATTTCAAACTTCCACAGAAGACATGGCAGATTTACTTAACTATTTACATCAATTATGA
- a CDS encoding NAD(P)/FAD-dependent oxidoreductase, with the protein MVKVNKIVILGGGFGGLYTAIKLAQFPWQESNPEIVLIDKNDRFLFSPLLYELITDEMQSWEVAPSYYELLSNTSIRFLQDTVTEIDDTARQISLKNNGDLSYDYLVMALGGKTPVNQVSGASDFAIPFRTLEDAYRVKEKLRVLENSDLEAIRVVVVGGGYSGVELALKVADRLGKRGKIRIVDRGSEILSDSPEFNRKTAEKALRDRTIWTDLETEVTNITEKDISLSYKNQIDTIPVDLVLWTVGTKPVMLEKKFPFATNAQGKIEINSYLQVKDNSVVWALGDLVECYDQQGKKLPATAQVAFQQADYCAWNIWATIENKPLLAFKYQPLGEMLALGKDSATISGLGLSLGGGLGYLARRLIYLYRLPTFEHQMAVAMNWITSPLTQLIGSANE; encoded by the coding sequence GTGGTTAAGGTGAATAAAATAGTTATTCTTGGCGGTGGTTTTGGCGGTTTATATACTGCTATTAAATTAGCTCAATTTCCGTGGCAAGAGTCGAATCCTGAAATTGTTTTAATTGATAAAAATGATCGTTTTTTATTTTCTCCGTTACTATATGAATTAATTACGGATGAAATGCAGAGTTGGGAAGTAGCACCTTCTTATTATGAACTACTCAGCAATACTTCTATTCGTTTTCTTCAAGATACTGTTACAGAGATTGATGACACTGCAAGACAGATTTCTTTAAAAAATAATGGTGATTTATCTTATGATTATTTGGTAATGGCACTAGGAGGAAAAACTCCTGTTAACCAAGTATCAGGGGCATCGGATTTTGCTATTCCTTTTCGCACTTTAGAAGATGCTTACCGAGTTAAGGAGAAATTGAGGGTTTTAGAAAATTCTGATTTAGAAGCCATTAGAGTTGTCGTCGTGGGGGGGGGTTATAGTGGGGTTGAATTAGCCTTAAAAGTGGCTGATCGTTTAGGAAAAAGGGGTAAAATTAGGATAGTTGATAGGGGTTCAGAAATTTTATCAGATTCTCCTGAATTTAATCGAAAAACAGCCGAAAAAGCTCTGCGCGATCGCACTATTTGGACTGATTTAGAAACAGAAGTAACGAATATTACGGAAAAAGACATCAGCTTATCTTACAAAAATCAAATTGATACAATTCCCGTCGATTTAGTATTATGGACGGTAGGAACAAAACCTGTAATGTTAGAGAAAAAATTTCCCTTTGCCACTAATGCTCAAGGAAAAATAGAAATTAACTCTTATCTACAAGTTAAAGATAATTCAGTAGTTTGGGCTTTAGGTGACTTGGTTGAGTGTTATGATCAACAAGGAAAGAAATTACCAGCTACTGCCCAAGTTGCTTTTCAACAGGCGGATTACTGTGCTTGGAATATTTGGGCTACCATTGAAAATAAACCCCTGTTAGCTTTTAAATATCAACCTCTTGGGGAAATGTTAGCACTGGGCAAAGATAGTGCAACTATTAGCGGTTTAGGCTTATCTCTTGGTGGTGGTTTGGGCTATTTAGCAAGAAGGTTAATTTACCTTTATCGTTTACCCACTTTTGAGCATCAAATGGCGGTTGCGATGAATTGGATTACTTCTCCTTTAACTCAGCTTATCGGTAGTGCAAATGAGTAA
- the hpnK gene encoding hopanoid biosynthesis-associated protein HpnK, producing MKVADKYVVVNADDFGYSDEINEAIIEAHRNGILSSTSLMVTAEKAKSAVKLAKENPSLGVGLHLVLCCGKSALNPQQIPNLVNKEGLFHDSAAIAGLKYQFIPSARQELKREIKAQLDLFRETGLKLSHVDGHLHLHIHPIVIQILAQLAPEYQIKFIRLPYEELNFTLKLDRTNPILKIIYANIFRWLRKSAKKPLSTSGVQFLDRVYGLLQTGNMSESYLLGLIPQIKTIYNEIYFHPQSLTDQEYQALCSQKVQEIILTEGFKVVNYFQLGKARGKDE from the coding sequence GTGAAAGTTGCTGATAAGTATGTAGTAGTCAATGCCGATGATTTTGGTTATTCTGATGAGATAAATGAGGCAATTATAGAAGCTCATCGAAATGGTATTCTCTCTAGTACCAGTTTAATGGTGACAGCGGAAAAAGCAAAATCTGCCGTAAAGTTAGCTAAAGAAAATCCGAGTTTAGGGGTTGGTTTACATTTAGTTTTATGTTGTGGTAAATCTGCCCTGAATCCTCAGCAAATACCTAATTTAGTTAATAAAGAAGGATTATTTCATGATAGCGCTGCGATCGCCGGTTTAAAATATCAATTTATCCCCTCTGCCAGACAAGAGTTAAAACGAGAAATTAAGGCACAATTAGATCTATTTAGGGAAACAGGATTAAAATTATCTCATGTGGATGGACATCTACATTTACATATCCATCCCATCGTCATTCAAATTCTGGCACAACTAGCTCCAGAATATCAAATCAAATTTATCCGTCTTCCTTATGAAGAATTAAATTTTACCCTAAAACTCGATCGCACTAACCCCATCTTAAAAATTATTTATGCCAATATATTTCGTTGGTTAAGAAAATCAGCAAAAAAACCCTTATCAACATCTGGAGTTCAATTTTTAGATAGAGTCTATGGATTACTGCAAACAGGCAATATGTCAGAATCTTACTTATTAGGCTTAATTCCTCAGATAAAAACTATTTATAATGAAATCTATTTTCACCCTCAATCCCTCACAGATCAAGAATATCAGGCACTTTGTAGTCAAAAAGTTCAAGAAATAATATTAACAGAAGGTTTTAAAGTAGTTAACTACTTCCAACTGGGCAAGGCAAGGGGCAAAGATGAATAG
- the rsmI gene encoding 16S rRNA (cytidine(1402)-2'-O)-methyltransferase gives MSGFLYLVATPIGNLEDITFRAIKVLQSVDIIAAEDTRHTGKLLKYYQISTPTISYHQHNHQSRVQELLTKLEDGLSIALVTDAGTPAISDPGYHLVSACIKHQINIIPIPGAIAAINGLIASGLSSDRFCFEGFLPQKKKEKDNLLKDLQGEKRTIIFYEAPHRLLKTLKDFSQYFGDNRRITLARELTKLHEDFWRGTIKDAIAFYQNQNPKGEFTIIVEGNQHQEIVELSPTQIKEEIEQLMAKGMTKSEACQELAKYSNLSRREIYKLSV, from the coding sequence ATGAGTGGATTTCTTTATTTAGTGGCAACACCTATCGGTAACTTGGAAGATATTACTTTTCGAGCCATTAAAGTTTTACAATCGGTGGATATTATCGCCGCCGAGGATACTAGACATACTGGCAAGTTGTTAAAGTATTATCAAATTAGCACACCAACGATTAGTTATCATCAACATAATCACCAAAGTCGTGTACAAGAATTGCTAACCAAACTAGAAGATGGTTTAAGTATTGCTTTAGTTACTGATGCTGGTACTCCTGCTATTTCTGATCCGGGCTATCATTTAGTATCAGCTTGTATTAAGCATCAAATTAATATTATACCAATACCAGGTGCGATCGCAGCTATTAATGGTTTAATTGCTTCTGGTTTGAGTAGTGATAGGTTTTGTTTTGAAGGATTCTTGCCCCAGAAAAAGAAAGAAAAAGATAATTTACTCAAAGATTTACAAGGGGAAAAAAGGACGATTATTTTTTATGAAGCCCCCCATCGTCTCTTAAAAACTCTAAAGGATTTTTCTCAGTATTTTGGAGATAATCGCCGTATCACCTTAGCCAGAGAATTAACTAAACTCCATGAAGATTTTTGGCGAGGTACGATTAAAGATGCGATCGCATTTTATCAAAATCAAAATCCAAAAGGAGAATTTACCATTATTGTAGAGGGAAACCAACATCAAGAAATAGTGGAGTTATCACCGACTCAGATAAAAGAAGAAATTGAACAACTAATGGCAAAAGGTATGACAAAAAGTGAAGCCTGTCAGGAATTGGCAAAATATAGTAATTTGTCTCGTCGGGAAATATATAAGTTATCGGTTTAA
- the rpmB gene encoding 50S ribosomal protein L28, with protein sequence MARVCQLTGKRANNGFAVSHSHRRTKKLQHANLQDKKIWWAEGNCFVRLRLSTKALKTLDKKGINAMAREAGLDLRQFKCEN encoded by the coding sequence ATGGCTCGTGTTTGCCAGTTGACAGGAAAAAGAGCGAATAATGGTTTTGCCGTCTCTCACTCCCATCGCCGTACCAAAAAGTTACAACACGCTAACTTACAAGATAAAAAAATTTGGTGGGCAGAAGGTAACTGTTTCGTTAGATTACGCTTATCAACTAAAGCCTTAAAAACCCTTGACAAAAAAGGTATTAACGCTATGGCAAGAGAGGCTGGTTTAGACTTAAGACAATTCAAGTGCGAAAACTAA
- a CDS encoding RNA-guided endonuclease InsQ/TnpB family protein, with protein sequence MLNLSYEYKLKPSKFQVEQIEHTLDVCRSIWNFALLERIDWVRSRKSPVNACSIQQEYIISPETKYPNYNQQAKSLTLARKQNERIASVNAQVEQQVLRTLERAFADREKKKLGFPRFKNRNRMRSFVFPQMLNNCIQGNRIKLPQLGWVKFRQSRPIPDGFLVKQARIVRKATGYFVILSLQSDVDIPRPIPHGHPKGLDLGFILAVVTSDNESIPRPRFLNKYARELKRLQRRLKNKQKGSCGWRELQKRISRLHFKIACHRKDYHFKLSHHLVQDTGMIFVEDLDFKSWQRSFLSKSSADFAFGQFVNILEWVCFRTDTYFEKVDYRYTSQECPECGVMTGRKYLQERVHHCPECGFTTGRDHASALVVLKRGLDLVAVGQPVQEKASGDGRSGGEFIRLATNL encoded by the coding sequence ATGTTGAATCTTTCCTACGAGTATAAACTCAAACCAAGTAAATTCCAAGTCGAGCAAATAGAACATACGCTAGATGTGTGTCGCTCAATCTGGAATTTTGCGCTCTTGGAAAGAATCGACTGGGTACGATCACGAAAATCACCTGTAAACGCTTGCTCCATTCAACAGGAGTACATTATATCACCTGAGACAAAATATCCTAATTATAATCAACAAGCAAAATCCTTGACTTTGGCAAGGAAGCAAAACGAAAGGATTGCTTCGGTTAATGCACAGGTTGAACAACAGGTATTGCGGACGCTAGAACGAGCTTTTGCGGATCGTGAAAAGAAAAAACTAGGTTTTCCTAGATTCAAGAATCGTAATCGCATGAGATCTTTTGTTTTCCCTCAAATGTTAAATAATTGCATTCAGGGAAATAGGATTAAATTACCGCAACTAGGATGGGTTAAATTTAGACAATCTCGCCCCATTCCCGATGGTTTCTTGGTAAAACAAGCCCGAATCGTGAGAAAAGCGACAGGATATTTTGTCATATTGTCCTTGCAGTCAGATGTAGACATTCCCCGGCCAATCCCTCATGGGCATCCCAAAGGATTAGACTTAGGTTTTATTTTGGCGGTTGTTACCAGCGATAACGAATCAATCCCAAGACCCAGATTTCTGAATAAATATGCTAGGGAGTTGAAAAGACTACAGCGAAGACTCAAAAACAAACAAAAAGGGTCTTGTGGATGGCGAGAATTGCAGAAACGTATATCCCGTTTACACTTTAAGATTGCTTGTCATCGGAAAGATTATCACTTTAAACTTTCTCACCATTTGGTGCAGGATACGGGAATGATTTTTGTTGAAGACCTAGATTTTAAGTCTTGGCAAAGATCTTTTCTCTCCAAATCCAGTGCTGATTTTGCTTTCGGGCAATTCGTTAATATCTTGGAGTGGGTTTGCTTCCGCACGGATACTTACTTCGAGAAGGTTGATTATCGCTACACATCTCAGGAATGCCCTGAGTGTGGTGTTATGACAGGTAGAAAATACCTCCAGGAACGGGTACATCATTGCCCTGAATGTGGTTTCACCACAGGGAGAGATCATGCCTCCGCTCTTGTGGTCTTAAAACGTGGATTAGATTTAGTGGCGGTCGGACAGCCCGTCCAAGAAAAAGCTAGTGGAGATGGTCGCAGCGGGGGCGAGTTTATTCGTCTAGCCACGAATCTGTGA
- a CDS encoding DUF4079 domain-containing protein codes for MTAEQFTLLIHPTLVVISVFPLIGIVCYFAWETRQRRLQIKAGEKSKIPPLVGKNHVEIGKWLSTAVVTVSLIGLARPIIAKNIVKNTLWATNTFQFIFLILIFLFTIITFILLFRARNKLWRGIFATLSGMGVVILGCQDGIFRRTNEWYWSHYYYGVIVTLLMIFSVAIIDDIYRDKSLKWRNIHIILNCLALLLFIGQGYTGARDLFEIGLWSPPPS; via the coding sequence ATGACAGCAGAACAATTTACTCTTTTAATTCATCCCACATTAGTGGTAATAAGTGTTTTTCCTCTGATTGGAATAGTTTGCTATTTTGCATGGGAAACTCGTCAAAGGAGACTACAAATAAAAGCAGGAGAAAAAAGTAAAATTCCTCCCCTTGTGGGCAAAAACCATGTGGAAATTGGGAAATGGCTATCCACCGCAGTAGTTACGGTTAGTTTAATTGGGTTAGCAAGACCAATTATTGCTAAAAATATAGTTAAAAATACACTTTGGGCAACCAACACTTTTCAATTTATTTTCTTGATTCTGATTTTCCTTTTTACCATCATTACTTTTATCCTTTTATTTCGTGCTAGAAACAAATTGTGGCGGGGAATTTTTGCAACTTTGAGTGGCATGGGAGTAGTAATATTAGGTTGTCAAGATGGTATTTTTCGCCGCACCAATGAGTGGTATTGGTCACATTATTATTATGGTGTAATTGTCACTTTATTGATGATTTTTTCTGTAGCAATTATTGATGATATTTACCGAGATAAATCTTTAAAGTGGCGTAATATTCACATCATTCTTAATTGTTTAGCTTTACTATTATTTATCGGACAAGGATATACAGGGGCTAGGGACTTATTTGAAATCGGTTTGTGGTCTCCCCCCCCTTCATGA
- a CDS encoding PPC domain-containing protein — MTFRNINFVIFFYFLVAIVNILLWGKNAITLAAPLVNQQSNFLKGEEETLQTAQSKIYNPIPIPENQPINDQLTADDIPTGEGGFARDYYIFLQKGDQIAIDLISDEFDSIVVLMSEDGTTIAENDDAPDSSTNSLLFTRIAETGKYIIRVRAFGQTGNGNFQLKVTRLQPIKP, encoded by the coding sequence ATGACTTTTAGAAATATAAATTTTGTTATTTTCTTTTATTTTCTGGTTGCTATTGTTAACATACTTCTATGGGGAAAAAATGCGATAACCCTAGCCGCACCTTTGGTGAACCAGCAGAGTAACTTCTTGAAGGGAGAGGAGGAAACATTACAAACTGCTCAATCTAAAATTTATAATCCCATACCGATACCGGAAAATCAACCTATTAATGATCAATTAACTGCTGATGATATTCCCACTGGAGAAGGGGGATTTGCTAGAGATTACTATATATTTTTACAGAAAGGTGACCAAATTGCGATCGACCTTATCTCTGATGAATTTGACAGTATTGTTGTATTGATGTCAGAAGACGGTACAACTATCGCAGAAAATGATGATGCCCCTGACAGTAGCACAAATTCCTTATTATTTACCAGAATTGCGGAAACAGGAAAGTATATTATTAGAGTTAGAGCATTTGGACAAACAGGAAACGGTAATTTTCAATTAAAAGTTACTCGCTTACAGCCGATAAAACCCTAA
- a CDS encoding sensor histidine kinase — protein MNKDDENIKISDEFLQLCHSQLNLLFTQFFAQESVIYLTDSQAEEPKLIPILVYPNSSSHHFPSLPPLQENPWEDSFSDALDEKKNSEPLINYYPNSHAPHQLILPLIYQNIVLGLLATTRKNSPWQPTEILQIKEITNTIAIARILEQKQQITVEKLSQLQKFRQLESDHLDDFLHQLRNPLTAIRTFAKLLLKRLFVDDPNYSTSQSIYRESDRIKELIADFSEQWQGKNEEEIFTLDTLHTSFFLTENIENLEVVNIINVIKPMLENIRIIAEEKNIQVLEKINIDTEFILTNKKALREIINNLLDNAVKYTPNNGKVRIEIEQNKGDKIIVKIADTGYGIPLEDQTHIFERHYRGSQINGNISGTGLGLAIVKELADKINIKIKLISPFQWLENQVDNGTEFILEIPINTD, from the coding sequence ATGAATAAAGATGATGAAAATATTAAAATTAGTGATGAATTTCTGCAATTATGTCATTCTCAATTAAATCTTTTATTTACACAATTTTTTGCTCAAGAAAGTGTTATTTATTTAACTGATAGCCAAGCAGAAGAACCTAAATTAATTCCCATTTTAGTATATCCAAATTCTTCTTCCCACCATTTCCCTAGTTTACCCCCTCTTCAAGAAAATCCATGGGAAGATAGTTTTTCCGACGCTTTAGATGAGAAAAAAAATAGTGAGCCTTTAATTAATTATTATCCTAACTCCCACGCTCCTCATCAACTTATTTTACCTTTAATTTATCAAAATATTGTTTTAGGATTATTAGCAACTACAAGAAAAAATTCTCCTTGGCAACCCACAGAAATTTTACAAATTAAAGAAATTACCAACACAATTGCGATCGCACGTATTTTAGAACAAAAACAACAAATAACTGTCGAAAAGTTAAGTCAACTACAAAAATTTAGACAATTAGAAAGTGATCATTTAGATGATTTTTTACATCAACTACGCAATCCTTTAACTGCAATTCGTACTTTTGCGAAATTATTACTTAAGCGTCTTTTTGTGGACGATCCTAATTATAGCACCAGTCAAAGCATTTATCGAGAAAGCGATCGCATCAAAGAATTAATTGCCGATTTTAGTGAACAATGGCAAGGAAAAAATGAAGAAGAAATTTTCACTTTAGATACTCTTCATACTAGCTTTTTTTTAACAGAAAACATAGAAAATTTAGAGGTAGTAAATATCATTAATGTTATTAAGCCAATGTTAGAAAATATAAGAATTATTGCGGAAGAGAAAAATATTCAAGTCTTAGAAAAAATAAATATTGACACAGAATTCATATTAACTAACAAAAAAGCATTAAGAGAAATAATCAATAATTTACTAGATAATGCTGTGAAATATACCCCTAATAATGGTAAAGTAAGAATAGAAATTGAACAGAACAAAGGTGATAAAATCATAGTGAAAATTGCAGATACAGGCTATGGTATTCCTTTAGAAGACCAAACACATATATTTGAGAGACATTATCGAGGGAGTCAAATTAATGGCAACATATCGGGGACAGGTTTAGGTTTAGCTATTGTTAAAGAATTAGCTGATAAAATTAATATAAAAATTAAGTTAATTAGTCCTTTTCAATGGTTAGAAAATCAAGTTGATAACGGGACAGAATTTATTTTAGAAATACCAATTAATACTGATTAG